The following proteins come from a genomic window of Anopheles ziemanni chromosome 3, idAnoZiCoDA_A2_x.2, whole genome shotgun sequence:
- the LOC131286667 gene encoding vertebrate ancient opsin-like: MNESPTDVASSVVDYEELMAAWAYSASAITLFFIGFFGFFLNLFVIVLMCKDMQLWTPMNIILFNLVCSDFSVSIIGNPLTLSSAIYHRWIFGRTLCVAYGFFMSLLGITSITTLTVLSYERYCLISRPFSSRNLTRRGAVLAVFFIWGYSFALTSPPLFGWGAYVQEAANISCSVNWESQTRNATTYIIFLFLFGLVVPLIVIVYSYTNIIVNMRENSARVGRINRAEQRVTSMVAVMIVAFMVAWTPYAIFALIEQFGPPELIGPGLAVLPALIAKSSICYNPVIYVGMNTQFRAAFTRVRNKGAAPGADQNTTTMQREVTRSSRDMVECSFDFCRKKNRLKISLLKPSGQQTLADASSCSHPGKEFSQSPPDQTVLNVTHDDTTRGFVRPEFELSVINSGKSILIKSKQFRSNLL, encoded by the exons ATGAACGAAAGTCCTACCGATGTGGCATCCAGCGTGGTAGACTACGAAGAGCTGATGGCAGCATGGGCGTACAGTGCGTCCGCCATCACGCTGTTTTTCATCGGGTTCTTTGGCTTCTTCCTCAACCTGTTCGTGATCGTGCTCATGTGCAAGGATATGCAG CTATGGACGCCGATGAACATCATTCTTTTCAACCTGGTCTGCTCCGACTTTTCCGTGTCCATCATCGGCAACCCGCTGACCCTGTCGTCGGCCATCTACCACCGCTGGATCTTTGGCAGGACGCTCTGCGTGGCGTACGGATTTTTCATGTCCCTGCTAG GGATCACTTCCATCACGACGCTGACGGTGCTCTCGTACGAACGCTACTGTCTCATCAGCCGTCCGTTCTCGTCGCGGAATCTGACACGCCGAGGCGCCGTCCTGGCCGTGTTCTTCATCTGGGGCTACTCGTTTGCCCTCACGTCACCTCCACTGTTCGGCTGGGGTGCGTACGTGCAGGAGGCAGCTAACATCAG CTGTTCGGTGAACTGGGAGTCGCAAACGAGAAACGCCACCACCTACATCATCTTTTTGTTCCTGTTCGGGCTGGTTGTTCCGTTGATTGTAATAGTGTACAGCTATACCAACATCATCGTCAACATGCGGGAGAACTCGGCCCGCGTTGGGCGCATTAACCGGGCGGAGCAGCGCGTCACCTCGATGGTGGCGGTGATGATCGTGGCGTTCATGGTCGCCTGGACGCCGTACGCCATCTTCGCCCTGATCGAGCAGTTCGGTCCGCCGGAGCTGATCGGGCCGGGGCTGGCGGTGCTGCCGGCGCtgatcgccaagtcaagcatCTGCTACAACCCGGTCATCTACGTCGGCATGAACACGCAGTTCCGGGCCGCATTCACGCGGGTGCGCAACAAGGGGGCGGCACCGGGGGCGGATcagaacaccaccaccatgcaGCGCGAGGTGACCAGGAGCAGCCGCGACATGGTGGAGTGCAGCTTTGACTTCTGCCGCAAGAAGAATCGGCTCAAGATCAGCCTGCTGAAACCGTCCGGACAGCAGACGCTGGCAGACGCGTCCAGCTGCTCGCATCCCGGCAAGGAATTTAGCCAGTCCCCACCCGACCAAACGGTGCTAAACGTAACGCACGACGACACGACGCGCGGGTTCGTGCGTCCCGAATTTGAACTATCTGTGATCAATagtggaaaatcgattttgattaAGTCGAAACAATTTCGGTCCAATCTACTGTAA